The Acetobacter ascendens genome includes the window TTTGGCGGCGTATTTCGGGCTTCATCATTTCTGTTGCGCCGATGTACAAATCTACACTGCCATCACGCAGTGGATCAGATGCAGCAGCATCAAGTTCGGGCGCCCAGATAACTTCACAGCGTGGGCAATCCGTTTTCAATGCTTCTAAAAGTGGAAGCGCCAGGGCTGCCACAACCAGATCATTCGCCCGAAGGGTAAAAGTAGGCGCCATGTTTGCCAGATTGGCGAGCTCGCGTGTTTCTATCAGGCTGTCTGCGGCTACAACAACATCCTGCACACGGTTGAGTATGCCAGCCGCAAAGGCCGATGGGGTCATGCGTCGGCCAGATTGCACAAGAATGGGGTCAGCAAACGCTTTGCGTAATTTGGCAAGCTGGCGGCTCATGGCCGGTTCACTGACTTTTAGCCGGCGTGCAGCGAGAGAGACGCTTTCTTCTTCGATAAGCACCTGAAGGTAGCGTAGCAGGTCGAGATCATAACCTTTCATCCCTCCAGAAATAGATGTTGATTTATGGAATGACCAGAATTTTCTATTCCGAAAATCGAATTCGTCACTTATCAGAAATGGGGGT containing:
- a CDS encoding LysR family transcriptional regulator is translated as MKGYDLDLLRYLQVLIEEESVSLAARRLKVSEPAMSRQLAKLRKAFADPILVQSGRRMTPSAFAAGILNRVQDVVVAADSLIETRELANLANMAPTFTLRANDLVVAALALPLLEALKTDCPRCEVIWAPELDAAASDPLRDGSVDLYIGATEMMKPEIRRQTIFRDYMRGLVRKGHPILAEPITPQSMVRYDYISVSRRGRAQGPIDWMLRNQHGLTRKIAMVVPNYHAMIESMKNTDLILPLPGIVIDHISQDALGLTSFEFPLSLPSVEAFQAWHPRRDMDPVHRWLRETLFRVSRQVLGKFPP